In Lycium ferocissimum isolate CSIRO_LF1 chromosome 7, AGI_CSIRO_Lferr_CH_V1, whole genome shotgun sequence, the sequence gtttaagaaatataaagttatagtatgcatatatacaatcgaacacaatgaaatatatcagaaactatttcataaattagaaatacaaaatgcagaaatacattgaaatacaaaaaTCGTGAAAACAAAATGGAGTTAAAATAGGctctatacttaaaaaaaaaaatataaatacatttaaatacaGCGAAATAGTACACTGGAATATATTGAAAAATTAGACATACTATTTGTTGATACACAGAAATATACtaaaacattttatcaaacacatggtgggcatgaagctccataactctcatcaatggtgtttCTACAACAACCTATTCTCTTGCTCCTAGatgattgtcacaccctaattttcgatagggcgtgatgggcacccgacccttacttagggccgagcgaacccgctgactctcgttatactcataatcgtgctgggcccttaaatcataacagaatgcataaggaaagtttttcatttttttcaaatcaaataaaatctataacatgtGAAATTTGCAACATATCGCAtaatgatatatcggcttacatagccgcttacaaaactgacatcttatatacacgacactgtctgcaaagtctctaacataactccagataccataacaaaagcgcTCGACTCGCAAAGcctcgggaggaaatggagctcgccaatccagctggaacatcttctactaacgtCTTCTACTCATtggggtgtacctgcgtggcatgaaacgcagcccccgaagaaagggggtcagtacggaatatgtactgaatatgtaaagcatgaaatacagtaagtaggatcatactgaagtaaagagtatagaaaatcataagacttgcctttgaaaacatatatcatgcatgtcaatgtcatataatcatcgtataacatatagcgtgtcccggccctctagtgagggactcggtaagtaaaatcatgtcatcatcatgtatgcatgcatatacatatatatatatatatatacatatatatatatatatatatatatataccatacccccctacttagtgagggactcggtgaatagaatcatcatatgccatcctggccgccatccccatatcatcacatcatcatcatatcatataacgtgccccggccctctagtgagggacgcggtaatataacgtgccccggccctctagtgagggacgcggtgaataatgcagcggagttgcacgaatacatgccctggcccgggacgcagtgaaacacacattgagcttggcacgagcagagtagtgagaaaccatatgcacataaatcatttacgaagactcaatgaagtgagctaaatgaatcgtcatttgaaaatcgggacaaaagttacctcaaatatctttcggacgccactcggaaacataacaaacatcataagcatatcaaaagaccgtagggatcatagtcatatgtcaaatcaatccgagcccgcctatgaaagttacgggcattatacgttataaaGTCATTTgagaacatatcgaggcaatccgattttgtctatgaaagttacggacgtttttagacataggatcttttaagaacaaaatttctttttgcaacatttgaaattcaatcacacataagacttaaggaccatagtccgaccatatgaagaatgtcaacatcaagaggcaaataagaatcgtaaacatattTGGActctaagaatagagttacccccaaggctcataacatatcataacttacttacatctaggacatgccaaaagaaaagaaggataagcttcacataccttgtccgcttcctaagctaatccaaacttaagtctcggcttctcacgatctacaataatgtcattagatatcaaccattagccataagcgcttaggaatccaattccaaactaacactttgtctacagaaatttgggcagcatttcccctataacttcaacaaccccgagaattcaactcggccaaatcaacaacaatcataccaacaatcatactaacaacatccataagtgattcaaaacgcatcctaacattaataattcctttctacacaatttgacaacattttatttatattcaaataaactacatacgatcaagccaataccgatgctcacatattcaattactaatccgcaaccattcaaactagatttaagaacattccaagcaatccatacaatattcaaacagcccatccaatacaccatggaacccgaaacctttcaagttcaagaaaacaacaacgacacatttcttcctttcaaattcatgaactacatcaatGCTCCACACGTccacaacattatttccataaatttaagaaaccatattagaatcactttaggttctaaatcagcccacgaacaattacaacttccatttgagccatcaaaccttcattttcaccacacaatccatagcaacaacaactgcaatactaagtaaatttaactcatcattcctacacaacacaacatatatacacggccacaatttccacaccataacttcatgaattccattcatttccacaacatacacaaaccatgcataacatatgaaaaaggagattgaacctcacctcttcCACCTAGTTCCTCCCTCGGCTAGTGTGAAGAATCGCAAGAACGAACGCTTTGCtcgcttcaacaaccactccatgttgtagaggaccttccaattagtagagaaacaaggagaaaataatttttttctttcaatttccatggaccaagttcggccagcccatggccgaactccccctcctctcttttctccatctttcttgaattttctaaagttgaaaatgatgaGTTGTGCCTTGTGTTGTCACCATTTAtacatattactattatatataagagggaatgtgaggacttttgtagtcctcacaataatttcccaaatttttaaaaactttttcattaattacttttatgtcctaattttatttatttaagtcaatttttttgttttttgtttttaaagtctacttttcaaaagctatcgagcactgggacttttgtagtccttacaataattttcaaattttttaaaactttttaattaattacttttaggtcctaatcttatttatttatgtcaatttttttgtttttgtttttaaagtctacttttcaaaagctatcaaacccctacctcatttttcacgttctttgattttacgattggtgctcgatatccgcatttgagcccaattaatccagataattcgcactgcatcgcgcctattcgggggagcgcttcctctaaagatttttttccatgtccatgttcgaacccctaatccctaattaagagaggagcaGCCTTTCATCGctcgcacaagttaaattatgtatttgtcttaaaagttcattaactatgtatagattatttatttagaactaaataacttcagaaaattaggatacatgagttataatttcatcaaaatggaagttaaaatattaaaggagtggaatgaaaattttgcttttatataactacccacttgtgggaccaCGAacgggtatatggttgttgttgttgttgttgtacacttgtactaacacaaattatatttctttagttaaaatataccttttatatcttgagtttgggcgaATTAAAAGacggcctcacataactagtatatatatatatataaatatatgcacatggccggtcatgctcccctttttttctccaattttctagaattttcctaagtctcaaaagatgaatttgtggTCTTGCTTAGTCActccatgcatatatatatatatatatagcttccacaaatatgaaatgagcacatgtaccatttcttggctcaagacaattggccaaccatgggtggggcctaCTCCATCAtgcacggccaccttggccttttggtcatttcatgaaaaaaaaatttcaacttttgcccctagtttttccttattccaaatttacccttaatgctccataccgataaaaagatgaatatgcaacttatgcattcttaacaaaaccgaaaaaaaatataaccttgcccttaactttccgcaatttgctcggaatatcccattgtacaaaatacgggatataacaatgatgCTATAATATCATATTGCTGTAATCAATACTATCTTCATCACTCATAAGATAAACAACACCACATGATTAGCAAACATAACAAggattttcctcttatttcggCCTATCCATGGAGATTTAGCAAACGAATTTTTATGGCCGAGCTTCGGCCATTGGCTGGAGATCCTCCACTGCTTTTCTTGTTGCCACTGGTGTATTTTTGCTCGGAGTATCAATATCCGCCATTAAAATGGAGAGTTAGAGCTTGTTGAAGATACTCTAACAGTGGctgaatatatataaaaaaaaattgaatgaaaagtgaaggtaaagacgatgaaatttatgaacaattgaagagaaatacaacaaataacataacaaaaattaGTTACCTGTAGAGAATATAACATTTGTGTGACTATAGAAATTTCTCATTAGGAATGGATGTTAGATTAAATTCTTTGTAAAACAAACAAACCAAACAAGAAATTGGTTTACATTAATTTAAATGGAGGGATTAGTAAATACTCCCTCCAGATAAAAAAGaatgtccacttagccatttgcacaccttttaagaaaatattaattcctAGGCAAAAATAGGTAAATTACCTTAACACCTGATAAggataattttggaagaataaggtTACGCGTTTCTTAATTTGGTAAATGGACACTCTttgtaaactaaaaaaaaaaagtgaacactctttttgatccggaagGAGTAAAGTTTAGCTGTCACAAAAAAACAAGTGATATGGCACTCTGATTAATTTGTGACGAGAAAAAAGCAAGATTTTTTCCATTCTTTATTAACATGTAATAGGTTAGTTGATGCTAAACTCTGATACGACATGCTTTCTTCCCATGTTTCATAAACTCCTCATTTATAGATCAAAGGTAACTACATAATTTTAATTCAGAACTGAAATTCTGTCACCGCAGTTTATCTGAGCTACTGAATTTCTTATAAAGAACAGTGACTTGCATGACTCTACTTAAAGGGTACTCACTTGACTTATGACATGGTGAAATTAGCTTCTTACACTTTATGAGTTATCAGCTTTGAATACAAAGAAAGCAACTATAGGCAACAGActataatatcatgaaaaggatTCAAATTATACATACTGACATTGTGAATATATTTTACCCTATCAGTGTAATTTAGGCAGCAACTACATCCAAAGGTCTTTCTGCCAAATTGATTTGTTTAAGCGAGGTAGACATGAATGCTCTTATAGTTGGCTTAACCTTTTCATCAGCCTTGACAAAcagcaagaacaacaacttgTAAAAAACTAGCATCCCCAGTAAAATGGCAAGATCCACCCACTTTGAGTAATCCATATCCATTTTCCATGTATTTCTCAGAATATCTTCCCCACTTATCAAATGAACTTTACCAGTGTGCTCGCCATGAATTTTTAGTCCTTCAAACTCGTTCTTGAACAGCCCTTCATAAGCATACTTATGAAATGCGATATAATGTAAAGGATACTTCCAGAATAAGTTAGGCAAATCATTTGGTAATCGAAAGAACCCACCGCTTAGTATCATAATTCCTTGTATTCCTGCTCCAGTTATTAACCCCATGAGGAAATTAGGCACAATGTTTGCTACAATCATCATCAGGCTCTCAACTAACATCATACAGGTGAAGAGGACTAGTGCAAAGCAGATGAAATTTTCAGATCCATTTTGTAGTCCGGTCAGAAAATAAGCGATAGCTCCCGGGATAAAGGATATCAGTAGCAAGTATGGCAGAGCAGAAAGTGTATTGGCAATGACAAAAGACCCAGAGCCATAGTGACCATTTAGTTTTTCGCGGTGAAatacctgtttttttttttttttttttttttcatgttttagaAACCTATTATTAGCATGAGATCAAGAAAGgagaaatcaaaaagaaaactgAAACAGCTTAATGTGAAATATGTATTCTACCTTGAGGTCTTCCACAAAAGAAGGGAATCCACCAATTGCCATAAAAGTGATGAATGATGCCACAAACATAAGCATGGAACCTCTTGCCTGTTTTCACCATGTAATTAAAGAGTAAATAATTGGGCAGTTTATAACATCAAACGTTACTGTGCGTCTCATTTACCTGAATTGAAGCAATAGAAAAGCCAACATCATAGTAGATAGTGCCAAGGCCTACAGCTAAAACAATATAAACAGCTAAGCGTAGCCAGTAGTAGCCAAGATCACGGGACATGTTCACGAATGATCTTCTTGTCAAAACAAGGCTTTGGGTTGTGAAGCTAGCATGGCTTCTTTTCTCCAGTACTTCACCTTCCTGTACAGTGGCAGAGTCAAGAACTTAAACAAGGGGATTCAAACAAATGCAAGAATGTAACACCTGGGTTTCAAACGTGCAAACTAAAATAGTTTTTTGAGCAACTTATGCCACTACACTAGAAGTtttatgatttatatgtacAAATTGTTTTATCCTATTTGCATAGTATAATTTTCTGACGAATTGAATCCCCTTTATTACATGTAGATTCACCGCAGCCCTTAATACTATTAAGTTGTCCTCTCTAATAGCTATACTAGAAGAAGTATCTTCAGAAGTAATGTGGGAAATTGACGGCAGTGGAATATCAGGTACTCATCAATCATACAGAATTTCAGATTTTGCACCTGTTTGCAGATTTCAGCAACTTGACTTTGAACTGCTTCGTACATATCGGAAGCTTGGTATGACTTTATCAGGATATTAATCACCTCTTCTGTTGATTTCCTCCGAGTTGGACCTTCTTCAATGTCCTATTAGTCATATCCAAAAGTTTCATTTAAAGAAATTGTGGAGCTTTCTAAGTATTCtaaaactaaaatatcaaaactttctTACTTGATCAAAATCACTGTTTATTGTTCTGAGAAAATGATCGGATGGATTCTGGAGCGTCGGGCAAGGATAACCACTCAATGCGAAAAACTGCACGTTGAAAAGGATTATCAATTTGGCCGATTAACTTAAGTCATTTCAAGAATTCAAACAACATGCTCACCTCTATTGCTGCACTAGCAGGTCCAAAGTACACAGTTCTTCCAGAAGACAAAAGACATAATGAATGAAACAGACTGAAAACTTCAGTACTAGGTTGATGAATTGAGGCAATAATGGTTCTCCCCTGGCATTGACTTGCAATTGTTTTCATGACATAATAAGATGCTGCGCTATCAAGTCCACTAGTTGGCTCATCAAGAAAGAGAAGTTTTGGGCGCGTTAATATCTCCAAGCATATGCTGACTCTCCTCTTCTGTCCTCCGCTTATTCCTTTCCCGCTCCATCCTCCAATTCTTGTTTCTGTGGCATCTTGCAACCCCATTTCCTTCATAGTCATGTCTGCTATTTGTTTTTTCTCTGATTTTGGCATGGAATTCGGTAGTTGCAGTTCCGCAGAATAGTATACGGCTTCTTTTACTGTGAGAGTTGCAATTAGAGTATCTTCTTGAGTCACATAGGCCTGATTGTATCAAATGTTATGTAATTAGTACAAAATATGCAGGTACTTGTACATAATGAGTAAAAAGTAAATAACAGTTGCTTTAAGACAAGTTACaccgtctctctctctctctcgcccTCTCTCTTTTAAAGCTAAATTCACTCTTGTAATTTGTTTTTGGCGTGGAAGTAGAATTCCGTGATTAATTATATGTCTAAAATATGAACACCATATGCAAAAATGGAATTATAATTTTAAGCATCTGCACTATTTTGAGTAGAATGCTCAAAATAGTTTAAGAAAGGCAGGTATCAATCATTGTTGTATGATATACAAGTTCCTAAATTCAAAGGCCATGTATGTTCATAACTAacatatttcaaaatttaaactgATAACTGGTTAATTTTCGACTAACTAACTACACTATTTTGTCGGAATTTACAAACAAATCTGATTATTAACATTCAATTATATGAAAGTAAGACCGCTAAGTTACTACAAGGCAAGCCTCCTCATGACTGTTTTGGGAAAAACttacttagtaggcgtttggccatgagttttgaaaccatggtttcaactttttaaaatataaaatttaacccataagtttatattttgtaaaaaaaaaaacccatgaAAAAGGACTcctaagttggtagatatttttaacaattacccctaacaatcatttaccaatctctttaacttccaccaaattttatttatgtctatcaaccttttaattttgtaaaaaaagacccatagtttaattttatttattgaactaaaatttgatcaattgatgttatatttttagaaaggtcttctagtattaattttgagccggttgttatgaattagcgtattaattttgttatgaactatgacttgctcatttggtaagattgtataagaattaagAATGATTTGATAGTTTTCATAATTTGTGGAGTTTTCATATACTATAAGAGAAAATTTccttaaaatatcaaattaaatcgTCCAAAACGTGATTTAATTTATTCAAACCACGTCCAAACAGGGCCTTATACAAAGGTTCACCTTTATAAAGTGGCCTCAAATAGCACTTTCTCTGTTCAAATTTATACATGACACTCTTTTCCTTTTGTAACcttctaaaatatttgaaatcctTCCAGTAATCATAAAATTATTCCAACTTTCACAACTTCAAGAATTGAATTTGTTGATATGTTTAGATTTTTTAAAGTATAATGTGATTTTTCTTTATCACATTAACTTGCCTTCCCTTACTCTAATATATTTTTACCTCTACTTCTGATATAATCAATAATTTATGTCCAATCAAATACCATCATATGGGATAAACAAAGGCAATAGATAAAATCAACTAGGGAGAAAGCTGTTCCTCTTCTTTCTCACTTGCACATTTTTCTTTTGAAGATCTCCAACAGACAATACGCTGCTGATAATGTTTATAAGAGATTATTTCATGTTAGGTCCCCAGTAATTGATTCTAAAATAGGATAAAATTCTACTTACAAAGGTCCCATATGCCAGTGTCTGTTTGCGGCCATTGATTAAAATATCTCCACTCTGCCTTGTGCTCGATCCTAATCTCCCTGATAACatcaatatacataacataagtaGTGTGCTAACCAAAATAACGCTAGTTAGCCTGGGTGGGGGTGCTGCTCGAGTAAAGGTTTTATATACTGAAAGTATAAAAGAAATTTTTACTATTATGTCAACTAAAACGTGGAACCTGTAAACTTGGAAAATAAGGCATGTTACACGCTACAACATACTTAAATATACTATCTATGCAATCAgcgtatatctatatataatataaagctaggcatagataaGGTAATGTGGCACCTCTCTGTGGCATAGAAAGtgatttatcttttttctcctttttttgacttctcttctcattttttctattaagtatatttttaattatttcatcCTTCCAAAAGGAAGAGTGTAACAGTTGACTAATAATAGTGCAGAACTAATAATAGTGCAGCTACAATTATAATGTaataaatattttccttaaattcTAGCTAATGAACTGACGGCTATAATTGGGGACTATTCACATCCCTTGTGTTCATATACCTTCTTTTTTATGTACTGATGGAATTTGAACTAATGACCAAACCACTCAGTCTTTTCAGTTATCCATGAATATTTTTGAGCCCAAAATATTCCTTGCAATAGACATTCCCTTTGATGATATATGAGTCGGAAATACCAGCCGGAAAAGAAACAATTTGAGTTTTACAGCCAATGGTTCAGTTTAAACATCTCCTATTTTAATTTGTTCTTCACATAATTGCTTATTTTTTAGCTCTCTTTTCCTAGCGTTTCTTCCATAAATAAAATCCTCagtttctaatatatatatatatcatgcataagttTGGTTGGACAGGAAtactttaatataaaaataagtgGTATAATGAGTGGTGATGATGAATACATAGGTACTGTGCAACAGAAAGAGGATACATTTGCAGAAGGTCATAAGCCACAAAATTACAAGTTCATTTCTGCCCTGTGTTTCAACACTGTCTATTCTCATTTAAATGCCCTTTTATAAATTATTGTTGATTAGAAGAGATTAGTATGCCTGCAATTTGTATATCATGCATCAagttttattgaaaataaatatttttatatagatGTAAATGGTATAGTGAATGGTGATGATTATGTGCAGGTACCTTGCAACAGTTTGAGGACAAATTTGTAGAAGTTGATAAGGCATAAATTACAAGTCGAATGGATCATGAGGATTTCAGCAAATTTTGACAGGCTAATTTGTGATCTTAATTAGTTATTACTGATAGTataattatcttattttattgtgttattttttgccctttttcattTGTTAATAGCAGGTTATTGGGttatttgtgtattttgagagtttgatttttttgtttggtataTGAATCTACGCAAAGAgagggagggagagagagagagagatccaAGGGTAACAACCACGTAACCGCGCGAAGCGCAGACATTTCACTagttactatatataataagggACGATACAAAGATTTTATAGTCTTTAGTTGGATCTCAACCATTTCATTGTGTGCTTGTTAACTAAAAGAATTTTCCCTTTCAAATCTATCCTTGTACTTGTTATTTATTGCATGAAATATCAAAATATGTTCCAAATAAATTAAGATACTTCCAAACCTTTTTTTGGCAATATTGTACATGGCCCCTTTGTTCAATTTTTTGTAAGTGAAATATGTACCATAACTTTTTTTGTCATATATTTAGCCCCACTATATTCCTTTATTACTTAGGTTGTCGCATTCAATTTGATAAATATAGTAAAGTTTGAGACTCTTTAAAATGCTTAAAAAGTTATGAATAGTAATGATGCCATCTAAAAGAACCAACTATCCctaaagataaataaataatagtactccctctgtcccaatttatgtggcatcgtttgactagacacggagtttgACACATTTGTGAGCAGGCAGTTttagacttttaaaatttgtgatccaAAATAAGTTTTAGATATTAGTGTGGTTGTAATTCacttcataaaattaaattgtttctgAATGTAAAAAAgtgacattatttttttgacagactaaaaagaaaagtgtgccacataagtgtactccctccgtcccaaaaagattgtcctcttttgacttggcacaaagtttaagaaataaaggaagacttttgaaatatgTGATCCAAAATAAGCCtttgatatttgtgtggatgtaaatcatctcataaaattaaattatttctaaatatagaaatgagataatctttttgggacagaataaaaatgaaaggagaaaaatctttttgggatagagggagtacttAGGGAATAGTAACTTTGAAGAGCTCATTTGGTATTGAGAGAGAACTCTGTAAATGATATTTTCACTTTGTAAATTTTAGGATTATAATTAGATTTATCCCGATCTTATCTCTTAATAAtctttttatgttgaaaatataaattaggTATGATATTTTAACATAAATTTGTatagtaaagaaaatcaaaattgaTCCTTCAGAAAAATAAAAGCGAGAAGGAACAAAATTATTAGGTACGTCGTTGCATTGAGACAAGATTTACTTATTAAAATTTAGTTAATCCTAACATTCTTGGACTGATAGCATagttataatattattatgacgtaagatattaaaataatattccacttagactttaaaaaaagaatggaaaagaaATGTCATTTCCTCACATGCatcttttgaaaagaaaaagaaagtttaaattaagaaaagtaACAGTAAATTAAGAAAAGTAAcagtttttcatattttgtatgatttaattAGAGTTAGCATATATTAATATCATTTTAAAgtgtcaatttttaaaattttaaattttatctttatttaaaaGTAAATTTACCAATTTCTCAACAGGAGAATAAACGTAAAATGTAtggtttgatatttttttttccttgaaccaaattatatattattattattattattattattattttgtaaaaaatagtTTATAGTTCATAAAACGTGGTTTTTATTAAATCATGCATATGTAAACCACCAGTCCttctagcaattttttttttggttcagaTTTTGCATTGAATCTTTGTTT encodes:
- the LOC132064701 gene encoding ABC transporter G family member 1 — its product is MPNQGPNSSVVELSEIVPQTGEVFLAWEDLWVTASSLKGGNKTILKGLTGYARPGELLAIMGPSGCGKSTLLDSISGRLGSSTRQSGDILINGRKQTLAYGTFAYVTQEDTLIATLTVKEAVYYSAELQLPNSMPKSEKKQIADMTMKEMGLQDATETRIGGWSGKGISGGQKRRVSICLEILTRPKLLFLDEPTSGLDSAASYYVMKTIASQCQGRTIIASIHQPSTEVFSLFHSLCLLSSGRTVYFGPASAAIEFFALSGYPCPTLQNPSDHFLRTINSDFDQDIEEGPTRRKSTEEVINILIKSYQASDMYEAVQSQVAEICKQEGEVLEKRSHASFTTQSLVLTRRSFVNMSRDLGYYWLRLAVYIVLAVGLGTIYYDVGFSIASIQARGSMLMFVASFITFMAIGGFPSFVEDLKVFHREKLNGHYGSGSFVIANTLSALPYLLLISFIPGAIAYFLTGLQNGSENFICFALVLFTCMMLVESLMMIVANIVPNFLMGLITGAGIQGIMILSGGFFRLPNDLPNLFWKYPLHYIAFHKYAYEGLFKNEFEGLKIHGEHTGKVHLISGEDILRNTWKMDMDYSKWVDLAILLGMLVFYKLLFLLFVKADEKVKPTIRAFMSTSLKQINLAERPLDVVAA